Proteins encoded by one window of Xanthomonas sp. DAR 80977:
- a CDS encoding S1/P1 nuclease: MKSSLFVSAALAAALAAAPSAAFAWGPLGHRLVADLADTQLTPQARAQVRQLLQGEPEPTLAGVANWADQLRESDPDMGKRTGPWHYVNLGEEQCHYEQTRDCPDGNCAVEALRRQAAILADRSQPQAARTQALKFVVHFAGDIQQPLHAGYAHDKGANTFQIQFEGKGSNLHSLWDSGLLRSRGLDEAHYLAQLQAQPLPAPSPAGSALPPPAAAWAEASCRIMLRPGFYPPGAKLPADYVATWRPVAEAQLRQAGADLAATLNAALGK; encoded by the coding sequence ATGAAATCCTCTCTCTTCGTTTCCGCCGCGCTCGCCGCGGCACTGGCCGCCGCGCCGTCCGCCGCCTTCGCCTGGGGTCCGCTGGGCCATCGCCTGGTCGCCGATCTGGCCGACACGCAACTCACCCCGCAGGCCCGCGCGCAAGTGCGGCAATTGCTGCAGGGCGAACCCGAGCCGACCCTGGCCGGCGTCGCCAACTGGGCCGACCAGTTGCGCGAAAGCGACCCGGACATGGGCAAGCGCACCGGCCCCTGGCACTACGTCAATCTCGGCGAAGAGCAGTGCCACTACGAGCAGACCCGCGATTGCCCCGACGGCAACTGCGCGGTCGAGGCGCTGCGCCGCCAGGCCGCGATCCTCGCCGACCGCAGCCAGCCGCAGGCAGCGCGGACCCAGGCGCTGAAATTCGTGGTGCATTTCGCCGGCGACATCCAGCAGCCGCTGCATGCCGGCTATGCCCACGACAAGGGCGCCAACACGTTCCAGATCCAGTTCGAGGGCAAGGGCAGCAACCTGCATTCGCTGTGGGACAGCGGCCTGCTGCGCAGCCGCGGCCTGGACGAGGCGCATTACCTGGCGCAGCTGCAGGCGCAACCGCTGCCGGCGCCGTCGCCGGCCGGCAGCGCGCTGCCGCCGCCGGCCGCGGCCTGGGCCGAAGCCTCGTGCCGGATCATGCTGCGCCCGGGCTTCTACCCGCCCGGCGCCAAGCTGCCGGCCGACTACGTGGCGACCTGGCGCCCGGTCGCCGAGGCGCAACTGCGCCAGGCCGGCGCGGACCTGGCGGCGACGTTGAACGCGGCGCTGGGCAAGTAG
- a CDS encoding OmpW/AlkL family protein — protein sequence MKPRLSFRRFAVAALAAIALPAAAQSAGHFTTSYGVHGMVPGSSNGTLSGSDQRFSADTAPAVSFSYEYFFRGNLGLEIQTLVGQQKIGLEQGGDIGSAWALSPTLSLQYHFNGNGDISPFVGVGLNYTTFLGADGKGAFSSDDVKFKDSVGPAVHAGVDFAIGERSALRVDARWTSMRSDVEVDSGKLGKAKLDPVTYGLAYLLYF from the coding sequence ATGAAGCCACGCCTGTCGTTCCGCCGTTTCGCAGTCGCCGCCCTTGCCGCCATCGCCCTGCCCGCCGCGGCGCAGTCGGCCGGCCACTTCACCACCAGCTACGGCGTGCACGGCATGGTGCCTGGTTCCTCGAACGGCACCCTGAGCGGCAGCGACCAGCGTTTCAGCGCCGACACCGCGCCGGCGGTGTCGTTCAGCTACGAATACTTCTTCCGCGGCAACCTCGGCCTGGAAATCCAGACCCTGGTCGGGCAGCAGAAGATCGGCCTGGAACAGGGCGGCGATATCGGCAGCGCCTGGGCGCTGTCGCCGACGCTCTCGCTGCAGTACCACTTCAACGGCAACGGCGACATCTCCCCGTTCGTCGGCGTCGGCCTCAACTACACCACGTTCCTGGGCGCCGACGGCAAGGGCGCGTTCTCCAGCGACGACGTCAAGTTCAAGGACAGCGTCGGCCCGGCCGTGCATGCCGGCGTGGACTTCGCGATCGGCGAGCGCAGCGCGCTGCGCGTGGACGCGCGCTGGACCAGCATGCGCAGCGACGTGGAAGTGGACAGCGGCAAGCTCGGCAAGGCCAAGCTGGACCCGGTCACCTACGGCCTCGCCTACCTGCTGTACTTCTGA
- a CDS encoding OmpW/AlkL family protein produces the protein MRKTSPLLLSGLAAALALCALPALAQSQGDWTVGIGAHQVNPKSDNGKLAGGTLPLSIGSDIKPTVTFEYFVHQDLGIEVLAALPFKHDIDVKGVGKVGSTKHLPPVVSLQYHFNSASKVSPFVGAGINYTTFFSEDTTGALAGSKLKLEDSWGLAAHVGVDVALTDKSALRVDLRWIDIDSKVKVDGASMGTANIDPLAYGLAYVMKF, from the coding sequence ATGCGCAAGACCTCCCCTCTCCTGCTGTCCGGCCTGGCGGCCGCCCTCGCGCTGTGCGCCCTGCCGGCGCTGGCGCAGTCGCAGGGCGACTGGACCGTGGGCATCGGCGCCCACCAGGTCAATCCGAAGTCCGACAACGGCAAGCTGGCCGGCGGCACCCTGCCGCTGAGCATCGGCAGCGACATCAAGCCGACCGTCACCTTCGAATACTTCGTGCACCAGGACCTGGGCATCGAGGTGCTGGCCGCGCTGCCGTTCAAGCACGACATCGACGTCAAGGGCGTCGGCAAGGTCGGCAGCACCAAGCACCTGCCGCCGGTGGTCTCGCTGCAGTACCACTTCAACAGCGCCAGCAAGGTGTCCCCGTTCGTCGGCGCCGGCATCAACTACACCACCTTCTTCAGCGAGGACACCACCGGCGCGCTGGCCGGCAGCAAGCTCAAGCTGGAGGATTCCTGGGGCCTGGCCGCGCACGTCGGCGTGGACGTCGCGCTCACCGACAAATCGGCGCTGCGGGTGGACCTGCGCTGGATCGACATCGACAGCAAGGTCAAGGTCGACGGCGCCAGCATGGGCACGGCGAACATCGATCCGCTGGCATACGGGCTGGCCTACGTGATGAAGTTCTGA
- the gap gene encoding type I glyceraldehyde-3-phosphate dehydrogenase, translating into MAIKVGINGFGRIGRNVLRSAVQNFGSDIEIVAINDLLEPDYLAYMLQYDSVHGRFDGEVSVDGNHLVVNGKKIRLTQERDPAALKWDEVGAEVVIESTGLFLTKETAQKHLDAGAKKVILSAPSKDDTPMFVYGVNHATYAGQAIVSNASCTTNCLAPLAKVINDKWGIKRGLMTTVHAATATQKTVDGPSNKDWRGGRGILENIIPSSTGAAKAVGVVIPELNKKLTGMSFRVPTSDVSVVDLTVELDKPATYAEICAEVKAQSEGALKGILGYTEDKVVATDFRGDARTSIFDADAGIALDSTFVKLVSWYDNEWGYSNKCLEMVKVVAK; encoded by the coding sequence ATGGCAATCAAGGTTGGCATCAACGGTTTCGGTCGCATCGGACGCAATGTGCTGCGCTCGGCGGTACAGAATTTCGGCAGCGACATCGAGATCGTCGCCATCAACGACCTGCTCGAGCCCGACTACCTGGCGTACATGCTGCAGTACGACTCGGTGCACGGCCGCTTCGACGGCGAGGTGTCGGTCGACGGCAATCACCTGGTGGTCAACGGCAAGAAGATCCGCCTGACCCAGGAGCGCGATCCGGCGGCGCTGAAGTGGGACGAGGTCGGCGCCGAGGTGGTGATCGAATCCACCGGCCTGTTCCTGACCAAGGAGACCGCGCAGAAGCACCTCGACGCCGGCGCCAAGAAGGTGATCCTGTCGGCCCCGTCCAAGGACGACACGCCGATGTTCGTGTACGGCGTCAACCATGCCACCTACGCCGGCCAGGCGATCGTCTCCAACGCCAGTTGCACCACCAACTGCCTGGCGCCGCTGGCCAAGGTGATCAACGACAAGTGGGGCATCAAGCGCGGCCTGATGACCACCGTGCACGCCGCCACCGCCACGCAGAAGACCGTGGACGGCCCCAGCAACAAGGACTGGCGCGGCGGCCGCGGCATCCTCGAGAACATCATCCCGTCCAGCACCGGCGCAGCCAAGGCCGTGGGCGTGGTGATCCCGGAGTTGAACAAGAAGCTGACCGGCATGAGCTTCCGCGTGCCGACCTCGGACGTGTCGGTGGTCGACCTGACCGTGGAGCTGGACAAGCCGGCCACCTACGCCGAGATCTGCGCCGAGGTGAAGGCGCAGAGCGAAGGCGCGCTGAAGGGCATCCTCGGCTACACCGAGGACAAGGTGGTGGCCACCGATTTCCGCGGCGACGCGCGCACCTCGATCTTCGACGCCGACGCCGGCATCGCCCTGGACAGCACCTTCGTCAAGCTGGTGTCCTGGTACGACAACGAGTGGGGCTATTCCAACAAGTGCCTGGAAATGGTCAAGGTGGTGGCGAAGTAA
- a CDS encoding TetR/AcrR family transcriptional regulator: MKVSRAQAQANRAHIVETASALFRERGYEGIGVADLMAAAGFTHGGFYKHFPSKADLMAEATACGIAQTVAQVGGLDTPEFVRRYVSRAHRDARAVGCTMAALGGDAAREPEAIRAAFADGVESMLAALQREDDAASGASPGDARAKRLGMLAHALGAIVMSRACPDDSPLADEILAVCRATMLASLDVAPAAGKHSGR, encoded by the coding sequence ATGAAGGTCAGCAGGGCGCAGGCACAGGCGAACCGGGCGCACATCGTCGAAACCGCGTCTGCGCTGTTTCGCGAGCGCGGCTACGAGGGGATCGGCGTCGCCGACCTGATGGCCGCCGCCGGCTTCACCCACGGCGGCTTCTACAAGCACTTCCCGTCCAAGGCCGACCTGATGGCGGAGGCGACGGCATGCGGGATCGCGCAGACCGTGGCGCAGGTGGGCGGGCTCGATACGCCGGAATTCGTCCGCCGCTACGTGTCGCGCGCGCATCGCGATGCCCGCGCGGTGGGCTGCACCATGGCCGCGCTGGGCGGCGACGCCGCACGCGAGCCGGAGGCGATCCGGGCCGCGTTCGCGGACGGCGTCGAAAGCATGCTGGCAGCCCTGCAGCGCGAGGACGATGCAGCGAGCGGCGCCAGCCCTGGCGATGCGCGCGCCAAGCGCCTGGGCATGCTGGCGCACGCCCTCGGCGCGATCGTCATGTCGCGGGCCTGCCCGGACGATTCGCCGCTGGCGGACGAGATCCTCGCGGTGTGCCGCGCCACCATGCTCGCGTCGCTGGATGTGGCGCCGGCGGCAGGCAAGCACAGCGGAAGGTGA
- a CDS encoding alkene reductase, with translation MSDTALFTPYPLGPLTLANRIVMAPLTRNRAGKGLVPSALAATYYAQRASAGLLITEATQISADAQGYQDTPGIYTPAQVEGWRAVTDAVHARGGRIFMQLWHVGRVSHVDLRPGGTAPVAPSAIPAATKTFVNNGFADVSAPRALERDELPRIVDDFRQAAANAIAAGFDGVELHGANGYLLEQFIKDGANQRTDAYGGSIENRARLLLEVAAAVAQEIGAERTGVRISPVSPANGISCSDPQPQYDYIAERLSALGIVYLHVVEGATGGPRDVAPFDYAALRSRFRQTYLANNGYDPALASASLAAGSADLFAFGRAFIGNPDLVERLQAGAPLAAPDPATLYGGGAKGYTDYPTLAESAGG, from the coding sequence ATGTCCGACACCGCACTGTTCACGCCGTACCCGCTGGGCCCGCTGACGCTGGCCAACCGCATCGTCATGGCGCCGCTGACCCGCAACCGCGCCGGCAAGGGCCTGGTGCCCAGCGCGCTGGCCGCCACCTACTACGCGCAGCGTGCGTCCGCGGGCCTGCTGATCACCGAGGCGACGCAGATCTCGGCGGACGCGCAGGGCTACCAGGACACGCCGGGCATCTACACGCCGGCACAGGTCGAGGGATGGCGTGCGGTCACCGATGCGGTGCACGCCAGGGGCGGGCGCATCTTCATGCAGCTCTGGCACGTCGGCCGCGTCTCGCACGTGGACCTGCGCCCCGGCGGGACCGCGCCGGTGGCGCCCTCGGCGATCCCCGCCGCCACCAAGACCTTCGTCAACAACGGCTTTGCCGATGTCTCCGCGCCGCGCGCGCTGGAGCGCGACGAGCTGCCGCGCATCGTGGACGACTTCCGCCAGGCCGCGGCCAACGCCATCGCCGCCGGCTTCGACGGCGTGGAGCTGCATGGCGCCAACGGCTACCTGCTGGAGCAGTTCATCAAGGACGGCGCGAACCAGCGCACCGACGCCTACGGCGGTTCCATCGAGAACCGCGCGCGCCTGCTGCTCGAGGTCGCCGCGGCGGTGGCGCAGGAGATCGGCGCCGAACGCACCGGCGTGCGCATCTCGCCGGTGTCGCCGGCCAACGGCATCTCCTGCAGCGATCCGCAGCCGCAGTACGACTACATCGCCGAGCGGCTCAGCGCGCTGGGCATCGTCTACCTGCATGTCGTGGAGGGCGCCACCGGCGGGCCGCGCGACGTGGCGCCGTTCGACTACGCAGCGCTGCGCAGCCGCTTCAGGCAGACCTACCTCGCCAACAACGGCTACGACCCGGCGCTGGCCAGCGCCAGCCTCGCCGCCGGCAGCGCCGACCTGTTCGCCTTCGGCCGCGCGTTCATCGGCAATCCCGACCTGGTCGAGCGGCTGCAGGCCGGCGCGCCGCTGGCCGCACCGGATCCGGCCACGCTCTACGGCGGCGGCGCCAAGGGCTACACCGACTATCCGACGCTGGCCGAAAGCGCCGGCGGCTGA
- a CDS encoding SDR family NAD(P)-dependent oxidoreductase, with amino-acid sequence MSIAPTVLVTGASTGIGALYAQRFAQRGHDLVLVARDKSRLDALAARLREEHKVAVDVLQADLTAPADLAAVEARLRDDASIGILINNAGMAQSGGFTEQTAEGVERLLTLNTTALTRLAVAIAPRLAQSGSGAIVNIGSVVGLAPEFGMTVYGATKAFVLFLSQGMSLELAPKGVYVQAVLPAATRTEIWERAGIDVNTLAEVMDVEELVDAALIGFDRRELVTIPPLHDADRWGALDGARQGLLGSIRQANAAERYRPAA; translated from the coding sequence ATGAGCATCGCCCCCACCGTCCTCGTCACCGGTGCCTCCACCGGCATCGGCGCCCTCTATGCGCAGCGCTTCGCCCAGCGCGGCCACGACCTGGTCCTGGTCGCACGCGACAAATCCCGGCTGGACGCGCTCGCCGCGCGCCTGCGCGAGGAACACAAGGTCGCGGTCGACGTGCTGCAGGCCGACCTGACCGCACCGGCCGACCTGGCCGCGGTCGAAGCGCGCCTGCGCGACGACGCCAGCATCGGCATCCTCATCAACAACGCCGGCATGGCCCAGTCCGGCGGCTTCACCGAGCAGACGGCGGAGGGCGTCGAACGCCTGCTGACGCTCAACACCACCGCGCTGACGCGGCTGGCGGTGGCGATCGCGCCGCGGCTGGCGCAGTCCGGCAGCGGCGCGATCGTCAACATCGGCTCGGTGGTCGGCTTGGCGCCGGAATTCGGCATGACCGTCTATGGCGCGACCAAGGCCTTCGTGCTGTTCCTGTCGCAGGGCATGAGCCTGGAACTGGCGCCCAAGGGCGTGTACGTGCAGGCGGTGCTTCCGGCGGCCACGCGTACCGAGATCTGGGAGCGCGCCGGCATCGACGTCAACACGCTGGCCGAGGTGATGGACGTGGAAGAGCTGGTCGATGCGGCGCTGATCGGCTTCGATCGCCGCGAGCTGGTGACCATCCCGCCGCTGCACGACGCCGACCGCTGGGGCGCGCTCGACGGCGCCAGGCAAGGGCTGCTGGGAAGCATCCGGCAGGCCAATGCCGCGGAACGCTACCGGCCGGCTGCCTGA
- a CDS encoding SDR family NAD(P)-dependent oxidoreductase: protein MQTQRDSWVLITGASSGFGEEFARQYAARGHKLILVARRLDRLDALAQALRQQHGVDILVEQVDLSQIAAVRGLHAGLQARGIEVEVLINNAGHGLQGPFLDGELEPVLSMIQLDIASLTAMTHLFGQDMRRRRHGKILQVASLLAYQGVEDFAVYSAAKAYVLRLGEALHREFARDGVSVTTLCPGLTDTGFARVAQQRITPQLKAVMMQTPPVVRAGMRALDAGRISVVPGLLNKLNAVFMWATPRWIHQAVLSRILNR, encoded by the coding sequence ATGCAAACGCAACGCGATAGCTGGGTGCTGATCACCGGCGCATCGAGTGGATTCGGCGAGGAATTCGCCAGGCAGTACGCGGCGCGCGGCCACAAGCTGATCCTGGTCGCGCGGCGCCTGGACCGGCTCGATGCGCTGGCGCAGGCGTTGCGGCAGCAGCACGGCGTCGACATCCTCGTCGAGCAGGTGGATCTGTCGCAGATCGCCGCCGTGCGCGGGCTCCACGCCGGCCTGCAGGCGCGGGGCATCGAGGTCGAGGTGTTGATCAACAATGCCGGGCACGGGCTGCAGGGCCCGTTCCTGGACGGTGAGCTGGAGCCGGTGCTGTCGATGATCCAGCTGGATATCGCCAGCCTGACCGCGATGACCCACCTGTTCGGCCAGGACATGCGGCGCCGGCGGCACGGGAAGATCCTGCAGGTGGCCAGCCTGCTGGCCTACCAGGGCGTGGAGGACTTCGCGGTGTATTCGGCGGCGAAGGCCTACGTGCTGCGCCTGGGCGAGGCGCTGCATCGCGAGTTCGCGCGCGATGGCGTCAGCGTGACCACGCTGTGCCCGGGACTGACCGATACCGGCTTCGCGCGCGTCGCCCAGCAGCGGATCACGCCGCAGTTGAAGGCCGTGATGATGCAGACCCCGCCGGTGGTGCGTGCCGGCATGCGCGCGCTGGATGCCGGCCGCATCAGCGTCGTGCCCGGGCTGCTCAACAAGTTGAACGCGGTCTTCATGTGGGCGACGCCGCGCTGGATCCACCAGGCCGTGCTCTCCCGCATCCTCAACCGGTAA
- a CDS encoding zinc-binding dehydrogenase, which produces MTASGNQLREIGALLEAGIIRPVIDRVFPLEATAQALGYAESGRAMGKLAIGIGQHRARGPSRALSATAPAGSANASLYGRSRSRARRHARCSAGVR; this is translated from the coding sequence ATGACCGCCAGCGGCAACCAACTGCGCGAGATCGGTGCGCTGCTCGAGGCCGGCATCATCAGGCCGGTGATCGACCGGGTATTCCCGTTGGAGGCGACCGCGCAGGCCCTGGGCTATGCCGAGAGCGGGCGCGCCATGGGTAAGTTGGCGATCGGGATCGGCCAGCACCGAGCGCGCGGGCCGTCCCGCGCGCTCAGCGCTACAGCGCCTGCAGGATCAGCGAATGCCAGCCTGTACGGTAGGTCTCGTAGCCGGGCGAGGCGGCATGCGCGATGCAGTGCGGGCGTCCGTTGA
- a CDS encoding methyl-accepting chemotaxis protein produces MNLPAKPTEAGIDDHIRSVVGLSDQLLGQLRRSLQRIDEINRTTHVISMNARIESARIGHAGRGFSVIAQEMDVLSRRVADATQDLDKVAASTSTEMRHTLQRLDDDVRRTRLSELALSNIDLIDRNLYERSCDVRWWATDAAIVAAARPGRDDDELAYASRRMGQILDSYTVYFDLVLAGTDGRILANGRPQQYASAGSDVSAQAWFEDATRTRSGEEFGFQGVHASTLADGERVLVYSCTVRDGGRVDGRVLGVLGIVFRWDALAQTVVQRTPLSEQEWGRSRVCIVDQRGQVLADSAGRMLQERIDFAGREALFKQPRGAVLSDLNGRPHCIAHAASPGYETYRTGWHSLILQAL; encoded by the coding sequence ATGAACCTGCCAGCCAAACCCACCGAAGCGGGCATCGACGACCACATCCGTTCCGTGGTCGGCCTGTCCGACCAACTGCTCGGACAGCTGCGCCGTTCGTTGCAACGCATCGACGAGATCAACCGCACCACCCACGTGATCTCGATGAACGCACGCATCGAGTCGGCGCGGATCGGCCATGCCGGACGCGGTTTCAGCGTCATCGCGCAGGAAATGGACGTGCTGTCGCGGCGCGTGGCCGACGCCACCCAGGATCTGGACAAGGTCGCCGCCAGCACCAGCACCGAGATGCGCCACACCCTGCAGCGGCTGGACGACGACGTGCGCCGCACGCGCCTGAGCGAACTGGCGCTGAGCAACATCGACCTGATCGACCGCAATCTCTACGAACGCAGCTGCGACGTGCGCTGGTGGGCCACCGACGCGGCCATCGTCGCCGCCGCGCGGCCTGGCCGCGACGACGACGAACTCGCCTACGCGTCGCGGCGCATGGGCCAGATCCTGGACTCGTACACCGTGTACTTCGACCTGGTGCTGGCCGGCACCGACGGCCGCATCCTCGCCAATGGCCGCCCGCAGCAGTACGCCTCGGCCGGCAGCGACGTGTCCGCGCAGGCCTGGTTCGAGGACGCCACGCGCACCCGCAGCGGCGAGGAATTCGGCTTCCAGGGCGTGCATGCCAGCACCCTGGCCGATGGCGAACGCGTGCTGGTGTATTCGTGCACGGTGCGCGACGGCGGCCGCGTCGACGGCCGCGTGCTGGGCGTGCTCGGCATCGTGTTCCGCTGGGACGCGCTGGCGCAGACGGTGGTGCAGCGCACGCCGCTGTCGGAGCAGGAATGGGGCCGCAGCCGGGTGTGCATCGTCGACCAGCGCGGCCAGGTGCTGGCCGATTCGGCCGGGCGCATGCTGCAGGAGCGGATCGACTTCGCCGGCCGCGAAGCGCTGTTCAAGCAGCCGCGCGGCGCGGTGCTGAGCGATCTCAACGGACGCCCGCACTGCATCGCGCATGCCGCCTCGCCCGGCTACGAGACCTACCGTACAGGCTGGCATTCGCTGATCCTGCAGGCGCTGTAG
- a CDS encoding DUF2339 domain-containing protein yields MEGLIVLVVVAVLAVPVLLIVLLVALAGVRRRVAALELQLARLRRAAPQAAQVDPGFDTTDTDTGRDAEFAAGFEDEDEAAAQPFAAPAPVASAPVPPPLPPPFAARPSVTGEASGTPVTPPPEADAPQGPGPIERLLAGAKRWFTEGNVPVKIGMLVLLAGVAALLKYAGDQGWLRMPIELRYAGIAAAALAGLGFGWHQRERKRSFALALQGGAIGVLLLTVFAAFKLSALIPASAAFALSIVLVASMCVLAVVQESRTLAVLATLAGFLAPIWLSTGSGNHVGLFSYYAVLNAAVFAIAWYRPWRVLNLLGFGFTFGIGTLWGVLQYQPAKFASTEPFLLLFFAFYLLIPILYARRQPATRGNLVDGSLVFGTPLVAFSLQAGLLRGEGLPLALCALGLAAVYALLAAALIRRERFAVLGQAYALLAVGFATLAVPLALSARATASIFALEGAALVWLGLRQRRWLPQVSGAGLQLAAAIGFVLGWDLAWHDVHALANATFMSGALLALAGVASAWSYRRAGADTPALVYYLWGLAWWCGIGVAEIERFVAASAQADLLLAFVALSGWLAAEAQRRWPARALAATTLGGLLLALPLAALQADAHGQPFAGHGAWAWTLFAVLGVRSLICLRGSGGWVARAAQFAWWLVWPSVLSLLGMWLARRFALAEGWQWALLLAPWLLAAALSLLRWPWLAAPLGADFDRCRGALQGSYFGLLGAAWLWTLCVPGASAPLPWVPVLNPLELTQLLVVALAARWLWSPNAPAPLRGQRLQLLAGAGFLWVTSVTLHAVHVWSAVPWHAVLSDGVAQTSLTVVWSVLGVLGWVLGSRRRQRGLWLAGALLMAVVLGKLLLVDRGNLGNVAGIASFIAYGLLCTVVGYFAPAPPRASEPAEEAHP; encoded by the coding sequence ATGGAAGGGTTGATCGTGCTGGTGGTGGTGGCGGTACTGGCGGTGCCGGTGCTGCTGATCGTGTTGCTGGTGGCGCTGGCGGGCGTGCGCCGGCGCGTGGCGGCACTGGAACTGCAACTGGCGCGGCTGCGCCGCGCCGCGCCGCAGGCGGCGCAGGTCGACCCTGGTTTCGATACCACCGATACCGATACCGGACGCGATGCCGAATTCGCTGCCGGGTTCGAGGACGAGGACGAAGCCGCAGCGCAGCCGTTCGCAGCGCCGGCGCCTGTCGCCAGTGCGCCCGTGCCGCCGCCGCTGCCGCCGCCGTTCGCAGCCCGGCCATCGGTGACGGGCGAGGCCAGCGGCACGCCGGTGACGCCACCGCCCGAGGCTGATGCGCCGCAGGGCCCTGGCCCGATCGAGCGCCTGCTGGCCGGCGCCAAGCGCTGGTTCACCGAAGGCAACGTGCCGGTCAAGATCGGCATGCTGGTGCTGCTGGCCGGCGTCGCCGCGCTGCTGAAATACGCCGGCGACCAGGGCTGGCTGCGCATGCCGATCGAACTGCGCTATGCCGGCATCGCCGCCGCGGCGCTGGCCGGACTGGGCTTCGGCTGGCACCAGCGCGAACGCAAGCGCAGCTTCGCGCTGGCGCTGCAGGGCGGCGCGATCGGCGTGCTGCTGCTGACCGTGTTCGCCGCGTTCAAGCTGTCCGCGCTGATTCCGGCCAGCGCGGCGTTCGCGCTGAGCATCGTGCTGGTGGCCAGCATGTGCGTGCTGGCGGTGGTGCAGGAATCGCGCACGCTGGCGGTGCTGGCCACGCTGGCCGGGTTCCTGGCGCCGATCTGGCTCTCCACCGGCAGCGGCAATCATGTCGGCCTGTTCTCCTACTACGCGGTGCTCAACGCGGCGGTGTTCGCGATCGCCTGGTATCGGCCGTGGCGGGTGCTGAACCTGCTCGGCTTCGGCTTCACCTTCGGCATCGGCACGCTGTGGGGCGTGCTGCAGTACCAGCCGGCGAAATTCGCCAGCACCGAGCCGTTCCTGCTGCTGTTCTTCGCGTTCTACCTGCTGATCCCGATCCTGTACGCGCGGCGCCAGCCGGCCACGCGCGGCAACCTGGTCGACGGCAGCCTGGTGTTCGGCACGCCGCTGGTCGCGTTCTCGCTGCAGGCCGGGCTGTTGCGCGGCGAGGGCCTGCCGTTGGCGCTGTGCGCGCTGGGCCTGGCCGCGGTGTACGCGTTGCTGGCCGCGGCACTGATCCGGCGTGAGCGCTTCGCGGTGCTGGGCCAGGCCTATGCGCTGCTGGCGGTGGGCTTCGCCACGCTGGCGGTGCCGTTGGCGCTGTCCGCGCGCGCCACCGCCAGCATCTTCGCGCTGGAGGGCGCGGCGCTGGTGTGGCTGGGGCTGCGGCAGCGGCGCTGGCTGCCGCAGGTCAGCGGCGCCGGCCTGCAGCTGGCGGCGGCGATCGGCTTCGTGCTGGGCTGGGACCTGGCCTGGCACGATGTCCATGCGTTGGCCAATGCGACCTTCATGAGCGGCGCGCTGCTGGCCCTGGCCGGTGTCGCCAGCGCCTGGAGCTACCGCCGTGCCGGCGCCGACACGCCGGCCCTGGTGTATTACCTGTGGGGCCTGGCGTGGTGGTGCGGGATCGGCGTCGCCGAGATCGAACGCTTCGTCGCCGCCAGCGCGCAAGCCGACCTGTTGCTGGCCTTCGTCGCGCTCAGCGGCTGGCTCGCCGCCGAGGCGCAGCGCCGTTGGCCGGCACGCGCGCTGGCCGCGACCACGCTCGGCGGGCTGTTGCTGGCGCTGCCGTTGGCGGCGTTGCAGGCCGATGCGCATGGCCAGCCGTTCGCCGGGCACGGTGCCTGGGCGTGGACGCTGTTCGCGGTGCTCGGCGTGCGCAGCCTGATCTGCCTGCGCGGCAGCGGCGGCTGGGTGGCGCGCGCGGCGCAGTTCGCGTGGTGGCTGGTGTGGCCGTCGGTCCTGTCGCTGCTGGGCATGTGGCTGGCGCGGCGCTTCGCCCTGGCCGAGGGCTGGCAGTGGGCGTTGCTGCTGGCGCCCTGGCTGCTGGCGGCGGCGCTGTCGCTGCTGCGCTGGCCGTGGCTGGCCGCGCCGCTGGGCGCGGACTTCGACCGTTGCCGCGGCGCGCTGCAAGGCAGTTATTTCGGCCTGCTCGGGGCGGCGTGGCTGTGGACCCTGTGCGTGCCCGGCGCCAGTGCGCCGTTGCCGTGGGTGCCGGTGCTCAATCCGCTGGAACTGACCCAGCTGCTGGTGGTGGCGCTGGCCGCGCGCTGGCTGTGGTCGCCGAACGCGCCGGCGCCGTTGCGCGGCCAGCGCCTGCAACTGCTGGCCGGCGCCGGTTTCCTGTGGGTCACCAGCGTGACCCTGCACGCGGTGCATGTCTGGAGCGCGGTGCCCTGGCATGCGGTGCTGTCCGATGGCGTGGCGCAGACCAGCCTGACCGTGGTGTGGAGCGTGCTCGGCGTGCTCGGCTGGGTGCTCGGCTCGCGCCGCCGCCAGCGCGGCCTGTGGCTGGCCGGCGCGCTGCTGATGGCGGTGGTGCTGGGCAAGCTGCTGCTGGTGGATCGCGGCAACCTCGGCAATGTCGCCGGCATCGCTTCGTTCATCGCTTACGGCCTGTTGTGTACCGTGGTCGGCTATTTCGCGCCGGCACCGCCGCGCGCCAGCGAACCGGCCGAGGAGGCCCATCCATGA